The proteins below come from a single Macaca fascicularis isolate 582-1 chromosome 9, T2T-MFA8v1.1 genomic window:
- the C9H10orf71 gene encoding cardiac-enriched FHL2-interacting protein: MMQGNKKCTDGFSDSSSIGSVLDDADREVSSLTDRAFRSLCISEDTSFHDSYLAVSPDITRQVFGTFHQRTVSHTQRKSGIWSQLPSQGTEHSGWAATFRQLPKYVQGEEKYPKTSPPPTPVQRRLEVPVSGLRSSNKPVSKVSTLIKSFDRTESQRCESRPTTSKPPALKNPPKFAPLPESSVNFCFDSAFLTVRRVPAEVSNTHQNSHQPGRKHGEQESSKNPEMACHSSSSFLPAADDTATSSESKFPSPHHKPATGEPGRGKGTFLHSENSAFESWNAHQPKLLERKDVAGTVPESKAPKHYGDTTLLSEPCPPECTVSPCQVQACRSQEENRLTAGALSTSVPWGCRDPGSQVFAVEGKAPSSQPDSQEKPAQPPWRKPKTGKKGKESLQDTSEEKTQTKRRGPPLYTKHNPQGQFPENDALDLPVEPNEHYDPPFNISKLLTPIIPSKHTLDSAESQPAEQTPSPPGQLNGYQEKEPSECQSRDSYKSKAPSLLFNLKDVRKRVKSTYSSSPLLKGLDEKTRGKVDGKQEPVSNGVILPNGLEESPPNELSKERPADDPTASHINPQKVPTADPSEPSADSYLTLSAASTITKVPFYVNGEAAERSSYENDEVEGELEMGPARSGWCPDSREHRPRKHLSLRLCSRDPEPGRATEKTKTHQLENELSRSVSQETEPEREAGLQNTHLNQKLSPGPLSPEEEDVFYSDSQSDFMPSLKGKAKFSTSSSDQSFASFDDQQKTWFTENQREDRRKDVSAGDSQKDEKENVVGKDEPQYCALSNGHARLEDGSQGEALQREGESVPGGRTRKASAEEANFRGSWIGENKSTTFSQAKDLTPSPYSASNRHILFTIKDNTLRATPVIKPIMLPLLRTMSLEDSLSSGHKEEELPRPEWGEDPGFCAPENQDILGTSTPTNTPSTRVKCMANEVMEDPRQGSSMARMEASQPAPKGNFPSMPLVGEGDRVKPPPDAAHGLMASNCKSSSADSGKPAAPRHIPTITLPEGDTEDQSPPWQPETCWEEQTPGFKSHFLSTPRAGPPGRRLVPGEMANSPNPSSPGESSACSPAASSMWEEPSQAPGGPELLPEEPPQASPWASSSPARVTRREDLTHALVWEGGSDPLLELSAEDLRTLSPRGSLLDVATNPAGTPGRLELPAQLERAASKPPAVPPKTEKALRRAKKLASKRRKTDQAQEKHGESQEGKPCPEDLEQTQQRPLCPRERLRHSFPVVRSLPPPVHRHSVSGFSEPVGRQPGGPQSLTPLPAYPATQKVLQDPQSGEYFVFDLPLQVKIKTFYDPETGKYVKVSIPSSEGASPEPTPPDALAAPYVLYPGFQPVPVTALMPLRCSSQLSAPTFLRQGPRASTARARPQSVHESGLQLASGPHGDCTPHSAGQRPHGPPQSPEEEDAEAPGLGIISTDDLEDFATEGIS; this comes from the coding sequence ATGATGCAGGGAAACAAGAAGTGCACAGACGGGTTCAGTGACTCCTCCAGCATCGGCAGCGTGTTGGATGATGCAGACAGGGAAGTGAGCAGCCTCACAGACCGGGCATTCCGGAGCTTGTGCATCTCAGAGGATACATCCTTCCATGACTCCTATCTGGCCGTGTCCCCAGATATCACCCGACAGGTATTTGGGACTTTTCACCAGAGAACAGTGAGCCACACCCAGAGGAAAAGTGGCATTTGGAGCCAGTTACCATCACAGGGCACGGAACATTCAGGCTGGGCAGCCACCTTCCGACAGCTACCCAAGTACGTTCAGGGAGAGGAAAAGTACCCCAAAACCAGCCCCCCACCAACGCCAGTCCAGAGGAGACTGGAGGTGCCAGTTTCCGGCCTAAGGAGCAGCAACAAGCCAGTCTCCAAAGTATCAACACTAATTAAATCTTTCGACAGGACTGAGAGCCAACGTTGTGAGAGCAGGCCCACTACCAGCAAGCCTCCGGCTCTGAAAAATCCCCCCAAATTCGCTCCTCTTCCAGAAAGCAGTGTCAATTTCTGCTttgattctgcatttctgacagtCAGGAGGGTGCCCGCTGAAGTTTCCAACACCCATCAGAACAGCCACCAGCCAGGCAGGAAGCACGGAGAACAGGAGTCCTCCAAGAACCCAGAAATGGCCTGTCACAGCTCCAGCAGCTTCCTCCCGGCAGCCGACGACACGGCCACCTCATCTGAGTCAAAATTCCCCTCTCCACACCACAAGCCAGCCACGGGTGAGCCTGGGAGAGGCAAAGGCACCTTTCTGCACAGTGAAAATAGTGCTTTTGAGTCATGGAATGCCCACCAACCAAAGCTGCTGGAGAGAAAGGACGTGGCTGGAACCGTCCCAGAAAGCAAAGCTCCCAAGCACTATGGGGACACGACCTTGCTAAGTGAACCCTGTCCTCCTGAGTGCACAGTCTCTCCCTGCCAGGTTCAGGCCTGCCGCAGTCAGGAAGAGAACAGACTCACAGCAGGGGCTCTGTCCACATCCGTACCCTGGGGGTGCAGGGATCCAGGATCCCAGGTATTTGCTGTGGAAGGAAAAGCTCCCAGCTCACAGCCTGATTCTCAAGAGAAGCCAGCCCAGCCCCCATGGAGGAAGCCAAAGACTggcaaaaaagggaaagaaagtctACAAGATACCTCGGAAGAAAAGACACAGACCAAAAGGAGAGGCCCCCCTTTGTATACAAAACACAACCCCCAGGGACAGTTTCCAGAAAATGATGCTCTTGACCTGCCCGTGGAACCCAATGAACATTATGATCCCCCCTTTAACATCAGTAAGCTCCTGACCCCCATCATACCCAGCAAGCACACCCTGGATTCAGCAGAGAGCCAGCCGGCAGAGCAAACCCCATCACCCCCGGGACAGCTAAACGGATACCAAGAGAAGGAGCCCAGTGAATGTCAGTCTCGAGACAGCTACAAGTCCAAAGCCCCTAGCCTGCTGTTTAACCTCAAGGACGTGCGGAAGCGTGTTAAGAGCACATACAGTTCCTCACCTCTCTTGAAAGGGCTTGATGAGAAAACTAGAGGTAAGGTTGATGGAAAGCAAGAACCTGTGAGCAACGGTGTCATCCTACCCAATGGGCTTGAGGAAAGCCCTCCAAACGAGCTTTCTAAGGAGAGACCCGCTGATGACCCCACTGCATCACACATCAATCCCCAGAAGGTCCCTACAGCTGACCCCAGTGAGCCCTCTGCAGACAGCTATCTAACTCTTAGCGCAGCTTCGACTATCACCAAAGTTCCCTTCTATGTTAACGGGGAGGCTGCTGAGAGGAGCAGTTATGAGAATGACGAGGTGGAAGGCGAGTTGGAGATGGGTCCTGCCAGATCCGGCTGGTGTCCAGACTCCAGGGAACACCGCCCCAGGAAGCACCTATCCCTCAGGCTTTGCAGTAGGGATCCTGAGCCTGGAAGGGCTACAGAGAAAACGAAGACTCACCAGCTAGAGAATGAGCTCTCCAGATCTGTGTCCCAAGAGACAGAACCTGAGAGGGAGGCAGGACTTCAGAACACACACTTGAACCAGAAATTATCCCCAGGGCCCCTCTCTCCTGAGGAGGAAGATGTGTTTTACAGTGACAGCCAATCCGATTTTATGCCAAGCCTCAAGGGTAAGGCCAAATTCAGCACCAGCTCTTCAGATCAATCCTTTGCCTCATTTGATGATCAGCAGAAGACGTGGTTTACTGAGAACCAGCGGGAAGACAGGAGGAAGGATGTGAGTGCAGGTGACAGTCAGAAGGATGAGAAGGAGAACGTGGTGGGGAAGGATGAGCCGCAGTACTGTGCCTTAAGCAATGGGCACGCACGCCTGGAAGACGGCAGCCAGGGGGAAGCATTGcaaagagaaggggaaagtgTGCCTGGAGGAAGAACCAGGAAGGCATCGGCAGAGGAAGCTAATTTCAGAGGCTCTTGGATTGGGGAAAATAAGAGTACGACCTTTTCACAGGCCAAAGACCTTACTCCCTCACCATATTCTGCTTCAAACAGGCACATACTGTTTACCATTAAAGACAACACCCTCAGAGCCACCCCTGTAATTAAACCTATCATGCTGCCTCTCCTGAGGACCATGTCCTTGGAGGACTCCCTCAGCAGTGGCCACAAAGAGGAGGAATTGCCAAGGCCAGAATGGGGTGAGGATCCTGGTTTCTGTGCCCCCGAAAACCAGGACATTCTTGGTACATCGACACCCACTAACACGCCGAGCACACGTGTGAAGTGCATGGCCAACGAGGTCATGGAGGACCCCAGGCAGGGGTCCAGCATGGCCAGGATGGAGGCCTCTCAGCCAGCCCCAAAGGGGAATTTCCCATCTATGCCTCTGGTGGGAGAGGGGGACAGGGTGAAGCCACCACCAGATGCTGCACATGGCCTCATGGCAAGCAATTGCAAGAGCAGCTCTGCAGACTCAGGGAAGCCAGCGGCCCCACGGCACATTCCCACCATCACTTTACCCGAgggcgacacagaagaccagtcaCCCCCATGGCAGCCTGAAACCTGTTGGGAAGAGCAGACACCAGGTTTCAAGAGTCACTTTTTGTCCACACCCAGAGCAGGGCCCCCTGGCAGAAGACTGGTCCCCGGTGAAATGGCAAATTCCCCTAACCCCAGCTCCCCGGGGGAGAGCAGTGCCTGCTCCCCTGCTGCCAGCAGCATGTGGGAGGAGCCTTCCCAGGCCCCTGGAGGACCAGAGCTGCTGCCCGAGGAGCCTCCTCAAGCCAGCCCCTGGGCCAGCTCCAGTCCTGCCAGGGTCACCAGGAGGGAGGACCTGACCCACGCCCTCGTGTGGGAGGGTGGCTCTGACCCCCTACTTGAGCTGTCGGCAGAAGACCTCCGAACCCTCTCTCCAAGAGGTTCATTGCTGGATGTGGCTACCAACCCAGCAGGCACCCCTGGGAGACTTGAGCTTCCTGCACAGCTAGAGAGGGCAGCAAGCAAGCCACCTGCAGTCCCACCCAAAACAGAGAAAGCCCTGCGGCGGGCAAAGAAGCTGGCAAGTAAGAGGAGGAAGACCGACCAGGCTCAGGAGAAGCACGGCGAGTCACAAGAGGGAAAACCCTGCCCAGAGGACTTGGAGCAGACACAGCAAAGGCCACTGTGCCCCAGAGAGAGGCTCCGACACAGTTTCCCTGTGGTCCGTTCCCTGCCCCCTCCCGTGCACCGCCACTCCGTGTCCGGCTTCTCGGAGCCTGTCGGGAGGCAGCCCGGAGGCCCCCAGTCCCTCACACCCCTACCTGCCTACCCCGCCACCCAGAAGGTCCTCCAGGATCCGCAGTCCGGGGAGTACTTTGTCTTCGACTTGCCACTCCAGGTGAAAATCAAGACCTTCTATGACCCAGAGACAGGCAAGTACGTCAAAGTCTCCATCCCGTCCTCCGAGGGGGCCTCCCCAGAGCCGACCCCACCAGATGCCCTGGCCGCTCCCTATGTGCTGTACCCCGGCTTCCAGCCAGTGCCTGTGACGGCCTTGATGCCACTGCGCTGCTCCTCTCAGCTCTCCGCACCCACCTTCCTCAGGCAAGGCCCTCGTGCCTCCACGGCCCGTGCCAGGCCCCAGAGTGTCCACGAGTCTGGACTACAGCTGGCCTCAGGGCCTCATGGTGACTGCACCCCGCACTCTGCAGGCCAGCGCCCCCATGGGCCTCCCCAGAGCCCAGAAGAGGAGGATGCAGAAGCTCCAGGCCTGGGCATCATCTCCACCGACGACCTAGAGGACTTTGCCACAGAAGGCATTTCTTGA